CGATGACTGAATAACATGAGTATTTTCACCGGAATCAGGGCGAGTAGATacttcagattttttgagagcaCAAGTATCAGCGTAGGCTTGTGCTTCTGTCTCCAGCGCTGTGTCGTATCTCTGTAATTccggtttgaaaaaaattagaatgtcGTACTGgagaaattgtaaaaattaacATTCAGTTGCTAACGGTTTCATAAACAATGCGAGATACTTCGGAGTACGTGGATGGTTTGTACCTCACGGATCGGCTCTGCCTTTCTAATTTTCCCCCTCAATGTGCTCATCATATTCACGAGGTGACAAACCGATTCCTGACTGTGGGCGGTGGGTGTGAGGGTCCACACCACCACATGATTGGGATGCTATGGATTTGCGGGCTTGTTCACGCACGCATGGAATCGTTAGAAACGGCACATAAACACCATTTGGGTTGAAATCCAGTCTATGCATTTAATTTTCACTAATGATTCACAAGAACAGTGCAAAcgtgctgaaaaaaatttaaaatattctatGGATGCTCTTGACGTGTGCACAATACGCCCACGAATAAGGGGACTCTTGTGATTCCTATCTACAATGATAGTACTTGACGCTCACCATCCGTAACATATCGATAGCTGGTCCAAGGTTCGCATTTCCTGGTTTTCCATTTCTGACGGCCCCCTGAGCAACCAACGATCTACAAACGCCAGATTCACGTGTGTTTAAATttgaaagactttttttttttttgaagaaaacatcCGTTAAATAGAAGGACTATCTAATTCAATTTTGAAAGCTAAAGTCAACctgaaattctcttcaaagacCGTTGTTTTCTTACGATCTTTTTGCGGAAGTTAGCTTGCGGAAGTTAGCCGTGCGCACAAAATACCGTAATCACCTATCACTATCACTTCGCGGACAGTTCAAACGCAGAAACCATTTCCGAAATAATCTagttgtgttttatttttctttggcaccgtttttcttttttcattttttgtcaaCATAGGAAAATTGCGAAGATTTACCTGTCTGTGTTGTGCGTATCGACTACCATCTGTCGCAACTCCTCGGTCATCACACCACTGGCACCAGCCGGTGTCGTGACAGCAGCTGCAGCAGTGGATTGCGAAGTCTGAGCTGCAGCAGTGGATTGCGACGTCTGAACTGCAGCAGTGGATTGCGAAGTCTGAGCTGCAGTCGACGTTTCTGCTGAAGTAGATTCTACGGTGGTTTCGCTTTCAGTTGTTGCTGTTGTCGAAGTGTCATCTGAAAGTGGTTGAATATCCGCGGAATGCCTTACCGTAGATTCAAACATTGACCATCTCCTAGCTACTGTAGCTTTTTAAGATGCTGCTCAAATGCTAAAAGAAGAAGTGCAGGGCTTAATTTGAGCGACGAAGAAATGTATCATTACTCCggactgaagaaaaaacaaaaataagaacgaCACTGTTAACTCACCATCTAATGTCAACAAATTCGTTGAGCAGAGGTTTAGAGTAGCATCGCACTTGGTAGCTTTACCAGGTATTGCCTTTCTACATTCAGTGTGTTTCGTACACCCGGCACCTTTCGTTGAGGGCCAGTAAAGCGGTTTTCCAAAGACTGGGCtaaatagtgaaaaatacCAAAGAGATAACaactattgttatttatttgtttattgtttgaaaatttttctctgaattctTGTGCTGACACTACAAAACTTTCTATAAATTTCGGCACAAAGACAAAAATTCCACTTTCGACGACGAAAGAGGAGAGGAAGcaatggaaaacatagaatgGAAAGTGCAGAACCTTTAATAATAAGCATTTCCACGTTAGCTTCTATTTTTAGTTATCCAgttgtttttattccttttttaccTGGCACTGTATGCGCAAGCATATGCAGTTCTTTTCGGGACACACTGAAATACCGCACATCCCAGCGAAATCGATTTGTTGTAAACAATCTAAATAATATTCAGATGTGTAATGGTTAGTGATACCAACAATTCTCAACTTTTGTCAAAGAATTTTTCGGCGACATTGGAAATAGTACGATGCAGATTTCTATAGATTTATATTCAGAAGAAGAAGCTTTAAAGGTTTCTGTACGCAATGTCGGACACCTCTGCGGGTACACAAATAACGATATTATAAACGACAAGAAAGTAATTgatctttgttttcttaatatttttcttagaaatttttttattcaattaaaaaatattaacagTGTTATCCTTCTTTTGAGTAATTTACAGAGTTATCTCTTCACTGCTTTCAGTGTGATGAAGTATCtcgtactgaaaaaaaaacgtatttttttcgtatttctactgaacaaaaaacatcttgagaaaattttaggaTGTGAGgtcataattttcttccttaagtGACGACTGTGAAATCCATTCAGAAAATTAAACTCTACTCATAAAATACTTTATAAGTGCCAAGAatagaaatgataaaaaaaaaataataaaagaatataTTCTTTATAAATAAAGCCTACCCTTGCAAACGGTGCAGCATCTTCGCTCTCGTAGATAACGGTAGTTTTGTCGAAATTGACATTGTAACGCGTCTCCTTCCATTTCtccaacaatttttctatGTCGTCTACAGCTTGATCATCAGAAGGAGCGTCAATGTTACCACGTGTTCTGAATATCACCGTTGTTTCATCTGGTTAACATTGAAGAAGCGTTAAACAGCTCACATTCCATAGTTAATAGATTTTCCCTCTATGTCACTTGGCGTGTTGCTCTCAGATTCACATGCGCTAGAAGCTACTAGAGCCTGTATTTCCAGTTCGCAGTTGTACGACTAGAATATCTAGCATCACCGACACTGACAATTGTAGAGAATGTAGCGCTTATCAATTTCTTTGAAGATGTGCTAACacatacaatttcaaattcatagTCATAGAGGTTTTTGAGCATGTATGCAGCCTGGAAAATGCCGTGCGGAATACAATCGGTGTAGCAAGTAATTTACACGAAACATACACAAAATTTACACAAAATGTACCCAAAATACACCGTGTACACAAAATTTTAGGCTAGTCGGTGTCAAACCACTGAATGAAGTAGTTGTGACCACGCACCATAACGCCAACATCCGTCACGCTCTAAGTTTTTGGAAACTCACAATcagaggaaattttcaaatagtttACTACCTATGGCGCATTTCTTACGCGCTTTTACGGCTACGTTAACCATTACTTGAAAGGACATGGATAGAGGAGGAAGAATGGGTGAATGAAGTGAGTGAACGAGGGAAAAATGAACTCCTGATATACCAGCATAAACAAGCTTGTCGATCCCGGTAGAGCGCCCCCGTCGTCGTCCATAGGTCCAGTGGCAAGCTCCTGTCTGATTTTGTTATGTCCCTCTAGGAAGGCTTTGCGTATTTTATCATCCGGTCTCGGTGGATTTGAACACACAGACCGAGCTAAATTACAGAAATAACAAATTGCACTGTAACATAAATGAATTCTCagtaatttctgtttttcatgtCTTGAACGCGGTTTTGGATTGGATTTTCGCTTTCGCTTCATTTTACGTTGCCATTCGTCGTAGCGGCCAGTAAACTATGAAGGTTCGCGAAAAACTTAACAATATCGTAGAATCACAGTTCTTCCCAATTAGCTCTTgtaggataaaggataaaggatacgCTTGAGATACGCCATCTTgctcacctcaattcagaatcgcctgaggtttacgaacgtgtaactggcccgtGCAGTGATTTGGAGGGGCTAGCCGAaacatcaagtcagtgtttttttttcctcccagacaaatctggtacgaGTTTATAgagcccggagggatgaaaaccTTGgtagcactaggacggattcgaacccccgatcgatcgtgcagacagcggaacatcttaccgactgcactacacccgccccagttTGCTCCTAATTCACTTCCACCTAATTTAAGTTGAAGAAGTTAGATCTGAAATATCAGAGCAAACCTAAGCTTGTATTCTTGAAAGGGATTTGCACGTACACAGAAATCATTAATTAGTCGATGTGTGCGCACtatccactttttctttgagtCCTGTGTTCTTACATCTGTTTCTGCTTTGTTGTatattcataattttcttattcaaaCATATAAGGTTGTCATCTACCATaaggaagaagtagaagaaaagcGCTTGAACAATTGCAATACAGCTAGTACGTGCGCACATCCACAACAGTCTTTAAAGGACTGAAATCATCTACGAGAACAAAGTCGTGGGCGTAACAATCGACGATGGATCCGTACCGTCTCCATCCTGACTTTCCGGCATCTAACCCCCCATTGCGATGACTCTTTTGATGTTTTACTGTATTCCGTATACGTTCATATATTTGTTAGTTcgatcagaaaacataaaatagcTGCAGAATGCAGAACAGGCCAAGTTTGAAGTTCTTGATAACTTTATCCTCAACATGGGATATAGgaagtatttttatattaatctcttactccacgtgaaacttgttttaaataattttctcttctctagAGTTTACTAATGAATTGgtacaaaaaacaaacctgTTAGTGGATTTGCAGCAGCACCAGCGATGCTTACGAGTCCCTTCAAACAAATGAACTGGTCAGATCGTTACGATATAGCAGTTTAACTTACCAACACAAAGATGAACATT
The Necator americanus strain Aroian chromosome I, whole genome shotgun sequence genome window above contains:
- a CDS encoding hypothetical protein (NECATOR_CHRI.G3713.T1), with protein sequence MFIFVLGLVSIAGAAANPLTARSVCSNPPRPDDKIRKAFLEGHNKIRQELATGPMDDDGGALPGSTSLFMLSYNCELEIQALVASSACESESNTPSDIEGKSINYGITRGNIDAPSDDQAVDDIEKLLEKWKETRYNVNFDKTTVIYESEDAAPFARIVYNKSISLGCAVFQCVPKRTAYACAYSASPVFGKPLYWPSTKGAGCTKHTECRKAIPGKATKCDATLNLCSTNLLTLDDDTSTTATTESETTVESTSAETSTAAQTSQSTAAVQTSQSTAAAQTSQSTAAAAVTTPAGASGVMTEELRQMVVDTHNTDRSLVAQGAVRNGKPGNANLGPAIDMLRMRYDTALETEAQAYADTCALKKSEVSTRPDSGENTHVIQSSTVTVSDALTKSMQTWWNQILSNGVNAKLHYTATLDTKSNAPLGFTQMAWAATYKVGCGVSRCSSSTFVVCRYNPRGNIIGQYIYNVGANCRTCMTSCTEALCATPA
- a CDS encoding hypothetical protein (NECATOR_CHRI.G3713.T2), which translates into the protein MFIFVLGLVSIAGAAANPLTARSVCSNPPRPDDKIRKAFLEGHNKIRQELATGPMDDDGGALPGSTSLFMLSYNCELEIQALVASSACESESNTPSDIEGKSINYGITRGNIDAPSDDQAVDDIEKLLEKWKETRYNVNFDKTTVIYESEDAAPFARIVYNKSISLGCAVFQCVPKRTAYACAYSASPVFGKPLYWPSTKGAGCTKHTECRKAIPGKATKCDATLNLCSTNLLTLDDDTSTTATTESETTVESTSAETSTAAQTSQSTAAVQTSQSTAAAQTSQSTAAAAVTTPAGASGVMTEELRQMVVDTHNTDRSLVAQGAVRNGKPGNANLGPAIDMLRMRYDTALETEAQAYADTCALKKSEVSTRPDSGENTHVIQSSTVTVSDALTKSMQTWWNQILSNGVNAKLHYTATLDTKSNAPLGFTQMAWAATYKVGCGVSRCSSSTFVVCRYNPRGNIIGQYIYNVGANCRTCMTSSLKSLLSGLCAWFQRFKAGIKKLKDEPRSGRPTAITFDELKNLAEQHPYEGMRYFAASLSCSLSTVSDGLRSLRMVKKLGQWLPHALCDGNPQRRPDICTQLLFRGRRFDWLETIVTEDEKWVLYVNHTYERGALAMKCRILS